Proteins from a single region of Pseudomonas phenolilytica:
- a CDS encoding alpha-ketoacid dehydrogenase subunit beta: MTTAVKERKLTVARAMAEAVAQEMRLDPRVFVMGEDIGQLGGVFGNTRGLYEEFGKTRIRDTPISETAFIGAAVGAASDGMRPIVELMFVDFFGVCMDAIYNLMAKNTYFSGGKVPVPMVLMASTGAGYSDAAQHSQCLYGTFAHLPGMKVVVPSNAYDAKGLMTAAIRDDNPVVYLFHKALQGMGWLGTEKGATVPVPEEPYIVEIGKARTVREGRDVSLVSLGAGVHHALRAAALLEKDGVSAEVIDLRSLVPLDREHVIASVRKTGRLIVIDEDYHSFGVSGEIIASVVEHDIGMLKARPQRVAFPDIPIPFTPVMEQWALPNADKIVAAYHAMHKE; this comes from the coding sequence ATGACCACAGCAGTAAAGGAAAGAAAACTCACCGTCGCCCGCGCCATGGCCGAAGCCGTGGCGCAGGAGATGCGCCTGGACCCGCGCGTATTCGTGATGGGCGAGGACATCGGCCAGCTCGGCGGTGTGTTCGGCAACACCCGTGGCCTTTATGAAGAGTTCGGCAAGACGCGCATCCGCGACACGCCGATCTCCGAAACGGCCTTCATCGGTGCCGCGGTGGGCGCCGCTTCGGACGGCATGCGGCCGATCGTCGAGCTGATGTTCGTCGACTTCTTCGGCGTCTGCATGGACGCCATCTACAACCTGATGGCCAAGAACACCTATTTCTCCGGCGGCAAGGTGCCGGTGCCCATGGTGCTGATGGCCTCCACCGGTGCCGGCTACTCGGACGCCGCCCAGCATTCGCAGTGCCTCTACGGCACCTTCGCCCACCTGCCGGGCATGAAGGTGGTGGTGCCGAGCAACGCCTACGACGCCAAGGGCCTGATGACCGCGGCCATCCGCGATGACAACCCGGTGGTCTACCTCTTCCACAAGGCGCTGCAGGGCATGGGCTGGCTGGGCACCGAGAAAGGCGCCACGGTGCCGGTGCCGGAAGAGCCCTACATCGTCGAGATCGGCAAGGCCAGGACCGTGCGCGAGGGCCGCGACGTCAGCCTGGTCAGCCTCGGCGCTGGCGTGCACCACGCCCTGCGCGCCGCCGCGCTGCTGGAAAAGGATGGCGTCAGCGCCGAGGTCATCGACCTGCGCAGCCTGGTGCCGCTGGACCGCGAGCACGTCATCGCCTCGGTACGCAAGACCGGCCGACTGATCGTGATCGACGAGGACTACCACAGCTTCGGCGTCAGCGGCGAAATCATCGCCAGCGTGGTCGAGCACGACATCGGCATGCTCAAGGCACGCCCGCAGCGGGTGGCCTTCCCCGACATACCCATCCCCTTCACCCCGGTCATGGAGCAATGGGCCCTGCCCAACGCCGACAAGATCGTGGCCGCCTACCACGCCATGCATAAGGAATGA
- a CDS encoding sigma-54-dependent Fis family transcriptional regulator, whose product MTPLATPASHIEAVLSLANASQLLGDRDPIIARSWRRCVHDYGLDPARPAEARFVPRQVLREHQDHADELINVARAGVEQLYRHVAELGYIILLTDSRGIAVQFLGDPADEKAHRKTGLYLGSDWGEDHAGTCAVGTCIKEQQALTCHQHDHFSAWHTNLTCTAVPMFNPQGQLLAVLDISALYSPPSKDSQTFALQLVKQYARMIEDAYFLRLYRDRPILCFDASREFVLINRHYLLALGDDGELLAGNTAARGLLAEHGLMTPGPFGSLTRARIDEFFDCELADILSIPYASHDQVRAFRTQRHNRLFFAALMEPRRAAPLPAERTQGAPRCALDALADDDPAMRKMLARARRLCSEPLNVLLNGETGTGKERLARALHESGSRRQAPFVAINCGAVPESLIESELFGYAPGTFTGARSKGMRGLIQQADGGTLFLDEIGDMPLHLQTRLLRVLAEREVTPLGAERPVKVDLRVIAASHRDLRQMVEAGEFREDLFYRLNGALLKLPPLRERADKGYLIERVYAELAQGRSNAPHLRGDAMSALLAYPWPGNIRELRNVLQYALATCEGNEITVHDLPEECLPHAVTRVAVPTAGPEADDDLRSLLRRQRWNVSAVARELGVSRPTVYRRMRLQGIEPPV is encoded by the coding sequence ATGACGCCGCTTGCAACCCCTGCTAGCCATATCGAGGCGGTGCTGTCACTGGCCAACGCATCGCAACTGCTCGGTGATCGCGATCCGATCATCGCCCGCTCCTGGCGGCGTTGCGTGCATGACTACGGATTGGACCCGGCGCGCCCGGCCGAGGCGCGTTTCGTGCCGCGCCAGGTGTTGCGCGAACACCAGGACCACGCCGATGAGCTGATCAACGTCGCCCGCGCTGGCGTCGAGCAGCTTTACCGGCATGTTGCTGAACTCGGCTACATCATCCTGCTTACCGACAGCCGTGGCATCGCCGTGCAGTTTCTCGGCGACCCAGCCGACGAGAAGGCACACCGCAAGACCGGCCTCTACCTCGGCTCCGACTGGGGTGAGGACCACGCCGGCACCTGTGCGGTCGGCACCTGCATCAAGGAGCAGCAAGCGCTGACCTGCCACCAGCACGACCATTTCAGTGCCTGGCACACCAACCTCACCTGCACCGCGGTGCCGATGTTCAACCCGCAGGGCCAGCTGCTGGCCGTGCTCGATATCTCGGCGCTGTATTCCCCGCCCTCGAAAGACTCGCAGACTTTTGCCCTGCAACTGGTCAAGCAGTACGCGCGGATGATCGAAGACGCCTACTTCCTGCGCCTGTACCGCGACCGGCCGATCCTCTGCTTCGATGCCTCGCGCGAGTTCGTGCTGATCAACCGCCACTACCTGCTCGCCTTGGGCGACGACGGCGAGCTGCTGGCCGGCAATACCGCCGCCCGCGGCCTGCTCGCCGAGCACGGACTGATGACGCCGGGACCGTTCGGCAGCCTGACGCGGGCGCGTATCGACGAATTCTTCGACTGCGAGCTGGCGGATATCTTGAGCATTCCCTACGCCAGTCACGACCAGGTACGCGCCTTCCGCACCCAGCGGCACAACCGGCTGTTCTTCGCCGCGCTGATGGAGCCGCGCCGCGCGGCACCGCTGCCCGCCGAGCGCACGCAGGGCGCGCCGCGCTGCGCGCTAGATGCCCTGGCCGACGACGACCCGGCGATGCGCAAGATGCTCGCCCGCGCCCGTCGACTGTGCAGCGAGCCGCTCAACGTGCTGCTCAACGGCGAAACCGGCACCGGCAAGGAGCGTCTGGCGCGCGCCCTGCACGAGAGCGGCAGCCGCCGCCAGGCGCCGTTCGTGGCGATCAACTGCGGTGCGGTGCCCGAGTCGCTGATAGAAAGCGAGCTGTTCGGCTACGCGCCGGGCACCTTCACCGGCGCACGGAGCAAGGGCATGCGTGGGCTGATCCAGCAGGCGGACGGCGGCACGCTGTTCCTCGACGAGATCGGCGACATGCCGTTGCATCTGCAGACGCGCCTGTTGCGTGTACTGGCCGAGCGCGAGGTCACCCCGCTGGGTGCCGAGCGGCCGGTCAAAGTGGATCTCCGCGTGATCGCCGCCAGCCACCGCGACCTGCGGCAGATGGTCGAGGCCGGCGAGTTCCGCGAAGACCTGTTCTACCGCCTCAACGGCGCACTGCTGAAACTGCCGCCGCTGCGCGAACGGGCCGACAAGGGCTACCTGATCGAACGGGTCTACGCCGAGCTGGCCCAAGGGCGCAGCAATGCCCCGCACCTGCGCGGCGATGCGATGAGTGCGCTGTTGGCCTATCCCTGGCCGGGCAACATTCGCGAGCTGCGCAACGTGCTGCAGTACGCGCTGGCTACCTGCGAGGGCAACGAAATCACCGTGCACGACCTCCCTGAGGAATGTTTGCCCCACGCGGTGACGCGCGTTGCTGTGCCGACCGCTGGTCCGGAGGCGGACGACGACCTGCGCAGCCTGCTGCGGCGCCAGCGCTGGAACGTCAGCGCGGTCGCCCGGGAGCTGGGTGTTTCACGGCCGACGGTGTATCGCCGCATGCGCTTGCAGGGTATCGAACCGCCGGTTTGA
- a CDS encoding gluconate 2-dehydrogenase subunit 3 family protein: MQKPNRHESAINRRRFLSLSGQTALAFTLAQLIPVRLLAEEALPELPPGLLRMGRDVFPHDAIDDAHYARPLAELANEQPKLVADGLADLNRRAIEAHDRPFEALDEAQRVALLTEVERSPFFKAVRGSLMFGLYDNKALFPLFGYQGSSWEYGGYVNRGFDDLNWL; this comes from the coding sequence ATGCAAAAACCCAACCGCCATGAAAGTGCCATCAATCGACGGCGCTTTCTTTCCCTCTCTGGTCAGACTGCGCTCGCCTTCACTCTGGCGCAGCTGATTCCCGTGCGCCTGCTGGCCGAGGAAGCGCTGCCGGAGCTGCCACCCGGCCTGCTGCGCATGGGCCGCGACGTGTTTCCCCACGACGCCATCGACGACGCGCATTACGCCCGCCCGCTGGCGGAACTGGCGAACGAGCAGCCGAAACTGGTCGCCGACGGCCTGGCCGACCTGAATCGACGCGCCATCGAGGCCCATGACCGCCCGTTCGAGGCGCTCGATGAAGCGCAGCGCGTTGCCCTGCTGACCGAAGTCGAGCGCTCGCCGTTCTTCAAGGCCGTGCGCGGCAGCCTGATGTTCGGCCTGTACGACAACAAGGCGCTGTTCCCGCTGTTCGGCTACCAGGGCTCGTCGTGGGAATACGGCGGCTACGTCAACCGCGGCTTCGACGATCTGAACTGGCTCTGA
- a CDS encoding ABC transporter permease, which produces MSLYWECLRGIVLREWLRFVQQRSRFFSALVRPLLWLVVFAAGFRAALGIAIIEPYDTYITYETYIVPGLACMILLFNGMQGSLSMVYDREMGSMRVLLTSPLPRGFLLASKLLATALISLLQVYAFLAIAWVYGVQPPPLGLLTALPALLLVALLLSALGLLLSNGIRQLENFAGVMNFVIFPMFFLSSALYPLWKMREASEWLYWVCAVNPFTHAVELVRYGLYQRLEPTALAVCVGLTVLFSLLAVASFNPQHAALRRSA; this is translated from the coding sequence ATGAGCCTGTACTGGGAATGCCTGCGCGGCATCGTGCTGCGCGAATGGCTGCGCTTCGTTCAGCAGCGTTCACGCTTCTTCAGCGCGCTGGTGCGACCGCTGCTGTGGCTGGTGGTGTTCGCCGCCGGTTTTCGCGCCGCACTGGGCATCGCCATCATCGAGCCGTACGACACCTACATCACCTACGAGACCTACATCGTTCCCGGTCTGGCCTGCATGATCCTGCTGTTCAACGGCATGCAGGGTTCGCTGTCGATGGTCTACGACCGCGAGATGGGCAGCATGCGCGTGCTGCTCACCAGCCCGCTGCCGCGCGGTTTCCTGCTGGCGAGCAAGCTGTTGGCCACGGCGTTGATTTCGCTGCTGCAGGTCTACGCCTTCCTCGCCATCGCCTGGGTGTATGGCGTGCAGCCGCCGCCGCTCGGCCTGCTGACTGCCCTGCCCGCGCTGCTGCTGGTGGCGCTGCTGCTCAGCGCGCTGGGGCTGCTGCTGTCCAACGGCATCCGCCAGCTGGAGAACTTCGCCGGCGTGATGAATTTCGTCATCTTCCCGATGTTCTTCCTTTCCTCGGCGCTGTATCCGCTGTGGAAGATGCGCGAGGCCAGCGAGTGGCTGTACTGGGTCTGCGCGGTCAATCCGTTCACCCATGCGGTGGAGCTGGTGCGCTACGGGCTGTACCAGCGCCTCGAACCGACGGCGCTGGCCGTGTGCGTCGGCCTGACGGTGCTGTTCAGCCTGCTGGCGGTGGCCAGTTTCAATCCGCAGCATGCGGCGCTGCGGCGCTCGGCATAA
- a CDS encoding response regulator transcription factor has product MYKILIADDHPLFREAIHNVIRDGFPDSEILETADLDSALALTQEHDDLDLVLLDLNMPGMHGLNGLINLRNEAPTIPVVIVSAEQDKQIVLQAITYGAVGFITKSSPRTQMTEAIEQILNGNVYLPSDIIRSQKATSRHTHHSEPSIPPELLQALTRKQLLVLERMTKGESNKQIAYNLDIAETTVKAHVSAILRKLNVHNRVQAILSAGDIDFTAYLRR; this is encoded by the coding sequence TTGTACAAGATTCTGATTGCCGACGACCATCCGCTGTTTCGCGAGGCCATTCACAACGTCATCCGCGACGGTTTTCCGGACAGCGAAATCCTGGAAACTGCCGACCTCGACAGCGCCCTGGCGCTGACCCAGGAGCATGACGACCTCGATCTGGTGCTGCTCGACCTGAACATGCCCGGCATGCACGGGCTGAACGGCCTGATCAACCTGCGCAACGAGGCGCCAACCATCCCGGTGGTGATCGTCTCCGCCGAACAGGACAAGCAGATCGTGCTGCAGGCCATCACCTATGGCGCGGTCGGCTTCATCACCAAATCCTCGCCGCGCACGCAGATGACCGAAGCCATTGAGCAGATCCTCAACGGCAACGTCTACCTGCCTTCGGACATCATCCGCAGCCAAAAGGCCACCAGCCGCCATACCCATCACAGCGAACCGTCGATCCCGCCGGAGTTGCTGCAGGCCCTGACGCGCAAGCAGCTGCTGGTGCTGGAACGCATGACCAAGGGCGAGTCGAACAAGCAGATCGCCTACAACCTCGACATCGCCGAAACCACCGTGAAGGCGCATGTCTCGGCGATCCTGCGCAAGCTCAACGTGCACAACCGCGTACAGGCGATCCTCTCGGCCGGCGATATCGATTTCACCGCGTACCTGCGGCGCTGA
- a CDS encoding 2-oxo acid dehydrogenase subunit E2: MTRLEILPERAPERVPLKGMRKMIAAKMHESLQTTAQLTHHSECRLDALKTRRAELKAEGSAVSVQDLLLLKVIETLKAHPSLNATLEDEVIHQHAAVHLGLAIPLPGDLLVAPALFNAEQLDGESLCQARKALVDKALAGKLSVKELTGATFTVSNLGLSRVHHFTPILNPPQVAILGVGGIQRRLEFGPSGELMEVEWMGLSLTFDHRAVNGSPAAEFLDDLCRRIEEHAV, translated from the coding sequence ATGACTCGACTGGAAATCCTGCCCGAGCGCGCCCCCGAACGGGTGCCGCTCAAGGGCATGCGCAAGATGATCGCGGCGAAGATGCACGAAAGCCTGCAGACCACCGCGCAGCTGACCCACCACAGCGAATGCCGGCTGGATGCGCTGAAAACCCGCCGCGCCGAACTGAAGGCCGAGGGCAGCGCGGTGTCCGTGCAGGACCTGTTGCTACTCAAGGTGATCGAGACGCTCAAGGCCCACCCCAGCCTCAATGCCACGCTGGAAGATGAGGTGATCCACCAGCACGCGGCGGTGCATCTGGGCCTCGCCATTCCACTGCCGGGCGATCTGCTGGTCGCCCCGGCGCTGTTCAATGCCGAACAACTGGACGGCGAAAGCCTGTGCCAGGCGCGCAAGGCGCTGGTGGACAAGGCCCTGGCCGGCAAGCTGTCGGTCAAGGAACTGACCGGCGCCACCTTCACCGTCTCCAACCTGGGGCTGTCGCGGGTGCATCACTTCACGCCGATCCTCAATCCGCCGCAGGTGGCGATTCTGGGTGTCGGTGGCATTCAGCGGCGGCTGGAATTCGGGCCGAGCGGCGAGCTGATGGAAGTCGAGTGGATGGGCCTGTCGCTGACCTTCGACCATCGCGCCGTCAACGGCTCGCCCGCGGCGGAGTTTCTCGATGATCTGTGCCGGCGTATCGAGGAGCACGCGGTATGA
- a CDS encoding thiamine pyrophosphate-dependent dehydrogenase E1 component subunit alpha: MTQPNNSQRLWMYEQMLTSRYMEESIERIYMEGKTPVFNMAKGPIPGEMHLSNGQEPCAVGVCAHLNAEDIVTATHRPHHIAVAKGVDLNEMMAEIFGKATGLSGGRGGHMHLFDGRVNFSCSGIIAEGMGPAVGAALSRQLQGKPGVAVSFIGEGAANQGAFHETLNLAALWKLPVVFVIEDNAWGISVAKASATCIKQHHVRAAAYGMPGVFVENNDPDGVFRAAGEAIERARAGGGPTLIEIETYRLAGHFMGDGETYRPEGEKDGLMKKDPIPGYRQRLIDEGVMSETQAEDIAARARGRIDEAVQFARESPYPRPEEALEQVFV; the protein is encoded by the coding sequence ATGACCCAGCCCAACAACTCGCAGCGCCTGTGGATGTACGAGCAGATGCTGACCAGCCGCTACATGGAGGAATCCATCGAGCGCATCTACATGGAAGGCAAGACGCCGGTGTTCAACATGGCCAAGGGGCCGATCCCCGGCGAGATGCACCTCTCCAACGGCCAAGAGCCCTGCGCGGTGGGCGTCTGCGCCCATCTGAACGCCGAAGACATCGTGACCGCCACCCACCGCCCGCACCACATCGCCGTGGCCAAGGGCGTGGACCTCAACGAGATGATGGCCGAGATCTTCGGCAAGGCCACCGGGCTTTCCGGTGGGCGCGGCGGACACATGCACCTGTTCGATGGCCGGGTGAATTTCTCCTGCTCGGGGATCATCGCCGAAGGCATGGGCCCGGCAGTCGGCGCGGCGCTGTCGCGGCAGCTGCAGGGCAAGCCCGGCGTGGCCGTGTCCTTTATCGGCGAGGGCGCGGCCAACCAGGGCGCCTTCCACGAAACACTGAACCTCGCCGCGCTGTGGAAGCTGCCGGTGGTGTTCGTCATCGAGGACAACGCCTGGGGCATCTCGGTGGCCAAGGCCAGCGCCACCTGCATCAAGCAGCACCACGTGCGCGCCGCGGCCTACGGCATGCCCGGTGTGTTCGTCGAGAACAACGACCCGGACGGCGTGTTCCGCGCGGCCGGCGAAGCCATCGAGCGCGCCCGTGCCGGTGGCGGCCCGACCCTGATCGAGATCGAGACCTATCGCCTGGCCGGCCACTTCATGGGCGACGGCGAAACCTACCGCCCCGAGGGCGAGAAGGACGGCCTGATGAAAAAGGACCCGATTCCCGGCTACCGCCAGCGCCTGATCGACGAAGGCGTGATGAGCGAGACGCAGGCCGAGGACATCGCGGCGCGTGCCCGCGGGCGCATCGATGAAGCCGTGCAGTTCGCCCGCGAAAGCCCGTACCCGCGGCCGGAAGAAGCGCTCGAGCAAGTGTTCGTGTGA
- a CDS encoding lipoyl domain-containing protein codes for MSTPIVIADDLWEGDAEAVITSWLVSDGAEVAAGDLVAEVMSEKAQFEIEAPVAGVLKIVEEEDAVIAKGAVIAQVE; via the coding sequence ATGAGTACCCCCATCGTGATTGCAGACGACCTCTGGGAAGGCGACGCCGAAGCGGTGATCACCTCCTGGCTGGTCAGCGACGGCGCCGAAGTGGCCGCCGGTGACCTGGTCGCCGAGGTCATGTCGGAAAAGGCCCAGTTCGAGATCGAGGCGCCGGTGGCCGGCGTGCTGAAGATCGTCGAGGAAGAAGACGCGGTGATCGCCAAGGGCGCGGTCATCGCCCAGGTGGAATAG
- a CDS encoding GMC family oxidoreductase, which produces MATFAQDDDGVVVIIGSGAGGGTLANALAKQKIRSVVLEAGKRHTLEDIENDEWAMFKKISWLDKRIAAGDWHLAENNPNLPAWIVKGVGGSTVHWAGIALRFRDFEFRMRSINGDIAGANLLDWPVTLDEMAPWYEKAERHMGVTGPSTGMAYHPWHNSFKVLATGAKRVGYKEILSGPMAINTEPYDDRAACQQIGFCMQGCKMGAKWSTLYTDIPRAEASGYCEVRPQSMVLRIEHDAKGKVNGVVYADAQGTIQRQKARVVCVAGNSIESPRLLLNSASSMFPDGLANSSGQVGRNYMTHTTAGIFAVMPKPVNMHRGTTCAGVISDESYNDPSRGFVGGYRLEILALGLPFLSAFLDPTPKGWGRQFASRMEKYNHMSGVWLCGEDLPLESNRITLHATEKDQYGLPIPVVTKSDHPMDAAMRKHGVAATAKCYEAAGATDVIELPPYPASHNMGTNRMSAKARDGVVNKWGQSHDIPNLFVSDGSQFTTSGGQNPTLTIVALALRQAEQIGRLLNERAI; this is translated from the coding sequence ATGGCAACGTTTGCCCAGGACGACGATGGCGTCGTGGTGATCATCGGCTCCGGCGCTGGCGGCGGCACGCTGGCCAATGCGCTGGCCAAACAGAAGATTCGCAGCGTGGTGCTCGAGGCGGGCAAGCGGCACACGCTGGAGGACATCGAGAACGACGAGTGGGCGATGTTCAAGAAGATCTCCTGGCTCGACAAGCGCATCGCCGCCGGCGACTGGCACCTGGCCGAGAACAACCCCAACCTGCCGGCCTGGATCGTCAAGGGCGTCGGCGGCAGCACCGTGCACTGGGCCGGCATCGCCCTGCGCTTTCGTGATTTCGAATTCAGGATGCGGAGCATCAACGGCGACATCGCCGGCGCCAACCTGCTCGACTGGCCGGTGACGCTGGACGAGATGGCGCCCTGGTACGAGAAGGCCGAGAGGCACATGGGCGTGACCGGGCCGAGCACCGGCATGGCCTATCACCCCTGGCACAACTCCTTCAAGGTGCTGGCCACCGGCGCCAAGCGGGTCGGCTACAAGGAGATCCTCTCCGGGCCGATGGCGATCAACACCGAGCCCTACGACGACCGCGCCGCCTGCCAGCAGATCGGCTTCTGCATGCAGGGCTGCAAGATGGGCGCGAAGTGGTCGACGCTCTACACCGACATTCCCCGCGCCGAAGCCAGTGGCTATTGCGAGGTGCGGCCGCAGTCGATGGTGCTGCGCATCGAACACGACGCCAAGGGCAAGGTGAACGGCGTGGTCTACGCCGACGCCCAGGGCACCATCCAGCGGCAGAAGGCCCGGGTGGTATGCGTGGCGGGCAACTCCATCGAATCGCCGCGCCTGCTGCTCAACTCCGCTTCCTCGATGTTCCCCGACGGGCTGGCCAACTCCTCCGGCCAGGTCGGCAGGAACTACATGACCCACACCACCGCCGGCATCTTCGCGGTGATGCCCAAGCCGGTGAACATGCACCGCGGCACCACCTGCGCCGGGGTGATCTCCGACGAGTCTTACAACGATCCGTCGCGCGGTTTCGTCGGCGGTTACCGCCTGGAAATCCTCGCCCTCGGCCTGCCGTTCCTCTCCGCCTTTCTCGACCCGACGCCCAAGGGCTGGGGCCGCCAGTTCGCCTCGCGGATGGAAAAGTACAACCACATGTCTGGCGTCTGGCTGTGCGGCGAGGACCTGCCGCTGGAAAGCAACCGCATCACCCTGCACGCCACCGAAAAGGACCAGTACGGCCTGCCGATTCCGGTGGTGACCAAGAGCGATCACCCCATGGATGCCGCCATGCGCAAGCACGGCGTCGCCGCCACCGCCAAGTGCTACGAGGCCGCCGGTGCCACCGACGTGATCGAGCTGCCGCCCTACCCCGCCAGCCACAACATGGGCACCAACCGCATGAGCGCCAAAGCCCGTGACGGCGTGGTGAACAAGTGGGGCCAGAGCCACGACATCCCCAACCTGTTCGTTTCCGACGGCAGCCAGTTCACCACCAGCGGCGGCCAGAACCCCACCCTCACCATCGTCGCGCTGGCCCTGCGCCAGGCCGAGCAGATCGGCCGGCTGCTCAACGAACGCGCGATCTGA
- a CDS encoding PQQ-dependent catabolism-associated CXXCW motif protein, with product MPRSLLPLLFVALTGIGLSPLASATEDPALFSADGYRQTQYRSPTPATAEGAKTVDTATLQRLLAERSDMLLVDVYRRQWLAGQFIDNEAHANLPGSVWLANTGDGSLTPQWADYFSKNLARITEGDLQRPLVFYCRSDCWLGWNATRRARALGYTDLYWYRDGIDGWEQAGLPLHPATPEPVQSSQHAD from the coding sequence ATGCCCAGGTCGTTGCTGCCCCTGCTGTTCGTCGCCCTCACCGGGATCGGCCTGAGTCCGCTCGCCAGTGCGACCGAAGACCCGGCACTGTTCTCCGCCGATGGCTACCGCCAGACGCAATACCGCAGCCCCACCCCGGCGACCGCCGAAGGCGCGAAAACCGTGGATACCGCGACGCTCCAACGCCTGCTCGCCGAGCGCTCCGACATGCTGCTGGTGGATGTCTACCGCCGCCAATGGCTGGCCGGTCAGTTCATCGACAACGAGGCGCACGCCAACCTGCCGGGCAGTGTCTGGCTGGCCAACACCGGCGACGGCTCGCTCACACCGCAATGGGCGGACTACTTCAGCAAGAACCTGGCACGCATTACCGAGGGCGACCTGCAACGGCCGCTGGTGTTCTACTGCCGCTCCGACTGCTGGCTGGGCTGGAATGCCACCCGGCGCGCCCGTGCGCTGGGCTACACCGACCTGTACTGGTACCGTGACGGCATTGATGGCTGGGAGCAGGCTGGTCTGCCGCTGCACCCTGCGACCCCCGAGCCCGTGCAGAGCAGCCAGCACGCTGACTAA
- a CDS encoding 2,3-butanediol dehydrogenase: MTAAVWHGRKDIRLEQVPLPGAPQPGWVQIRVHWCGICGSDLHEYLAGPVFIPVDAPHPLTGIKGQCILGHEFCGEIVATGDGVEGYAPGDKVAADACQHCGQCRFCKTGQYNLCEQLAFTGLMNNGAFAEFVNVPAELLYRLPEGFPLEAGALIEPLAVGMHAVKKAGSLLGETVVVVGAGTIGLCTIMCAKAAGAGQVIALEMSAARKAKALEVGATRVIDPSECDAIAEIKALTGGYGAGVSFECIGHKATAKLALDVIRKAGRCVMVGIFEEPSEFNFFEIVATEKQVIGSLAYAGEFADVIALIADGRMDVTPLITGRIGLDNILEQGFEELANHKDRNVKIIVSPSALAG, translated from the coding sequence ATGACCGCCGCCGTCTGGCACGGTCGCAAGGACATCCGCCTGGAGCAGGTGCCGCTGCCTGGCGCGCCGCAACCGGGCTGGGTGCAGATTCGCGTGCACTGGTGCGGCATCTGCGGTTCCGACCTGCACGAATACCTCGCCGGCCCGGTGTTCATCCCGGTGGACGCGCCCCACCCGCTCACCGGCATCAAGGGCCAGTGCATCCTCGGCCACGAGTTCTGCGGTGAGATCGTCGCCACCGGTGACGGCGTCGAGGGTTACGCACCGGGCGACAAGGTCGCCGCCGATGCTTGCCAGCACTGCGGTCAGTGCCGTTTCTGCAAGACCGGCCAGTACAACCTCTGCGAGCAGCTGGCCTTCACGGGTCTGATGAACAACGGCGCCTTCGCCGAATTCGTCAACGTACCCGCCGAGCTGCTCTACCGCCTGCCCGAAGGCTTTCCGCTGGAGGCCGGCGCGCTGATCGAACCGTTGGCGGTCGGCATGCACGCGGTGAAGAAGGCCGGCAGCCTGCTCGGCGAGACGGTTGTGGTGGTCGGTGCCGGCACCATCGGCCTGTGCACCATCATGTGCGCCAAGGCCGCCGGCGCCGGCCAGGTGATCGCCCTGGAAATGTCCGCTGCGCGCAAGGCCAAGGCGCTGGAAGTCGGCGCCACGCGGGTCATCGACCCCAGCGAGTGCGACGCCATCGCCGAGATCAAGGCGCTCACCGGCGGCTACGGCGCCGGCGTTTCCTTCGAGTGCATCGGCCACAAGGCCACCGCCAAGCTCGCCCTCGACGTGATCCGCAAGGCCGGTCGCTGCGTGATGGTGGGCATCTTCGAGGAGCCCTCGGAATTCAACTTCTTCGAGATCGTCGCCACCGAGAAACAGGTGATCGGCTCGCTCGCCTATGCAGGGGAGTTCGCCGACGTCATCGCCCTGATCGCCGACGGCCGCATGGACGTCACCCCGCTGATCACCGGCCGCATCGGCCTGGACAACATCCTCGAGCAGGGCTTCGAGGAGCTGGCCAACCACAAGGACCGCAACGTCAAGATCATCGTCAGCCCCAGCGCACTGGCCGGCTGA